DNA sequence from the Coffea eugenioides isolate CCC68of chromosome 9, Ceug_1.0, whole genome shotgun sequence genome:
AGGAAATTTCGttttggaaaaatatgaaatggAAGATAAGTAATGGATTCCCTGCTTTGTAACGCTAGCTGTTGAATGTTGCTCATCTCTGCCTGCAAAAAATATAGTCCAACTATTCAACTTCAAACAAAGCATTTTACCTTCATCTGTTAAAGAGTTTCCCTTGAAGATGGCTGACACCGTGCTTAGTGTGATCTTGGATAAGATACTTCCACTTGCTGCCGCCGAGACCAGCCGGGCATGGGGTGTAAAGAAAGCCCTTCAGAAGCTCTCCAAGAAAGTAGAGATGGTGGAAGCTTTGATTTCTGATGCTAAATGCAAGCAATCAACAAGCAAAGCAGTGCAACTCTGGCTCAAAAGGCTCCAGTCCATAGCACGTGATGCTGAGATCGTGTTGGATGACTTCGGATATGAAGTTCTGCGGCAGAAGGTTGAGAATCGGAAGCGCGACAAGCTACGCAACCTCTTTTCtatttcttcctcaaatcctATTTCCTTTCCTCTACAGATGGCTAACAAGATCAAGAATGTTAGCGCATCTCTGGAGGAAGCTTACAAAGAAGCAAAACGGATAGGGCTTCATCCAGCTCAACTACCCATGGCATCTGCTGATCACAAAGAGGATCGGTGGACTGCTCCTTTTGTGGACGAGTCAGAAACGGTGGGAAGGGAGGCTGAGGTATCTAAAGTTGTGAGCATGTTAATTAGCTCAGACTGTAAGAAGGATTTACCCGTCATCTCAATAGTTGGGATGGGTGGCCAGGGTAAAACAACCCTCGCACAGCTGGTGCTAAAAAATGAGAATGTAACGAAGcattttgataaaataatatGGGTTTGTGTGTCTGATGATTTCAGAGTGGAAAGGCTGTTGAACCATATGCTTCAATCCCTCGGGGATCATTCCCTCGGGGAAAAGAATGCTGAGACGACAACCAAGGAAGCATTGGTAAGGAGGCTTCAAGAAAATCTGAAAGGAAAAAGTTACTTGCTTGTCCTTGATGATATTTGGAATGACGATCCACTGAAATGGAATGACATGAGGATATGTTTGTTAGCAATTGGGGGTGCTCCAGGAAGCAAAATATTGGCTACCACACGTAGCGATGAGGTAGCCTCAGCAATGCAAACATCTGGTTTGCATCATCTAGACATCCTCTCAGATGATAATAGCTGGATGTTGTTTGAAAAACTAGCATTTGCAGACGGTGGTGCAACAATGACTCAAGATCTGGTGGGCATTGGCAGAAGGATACTGAAAAAGTGCGGCGGCGTGCCATTAGCGATCAAAGTGATCGGGGGTTTGTTGTATTCCAAAAAGGATGCCTCTGAATGGTCGAAGCTTGAGAAGAGTGAAATATGGAACGAGTCGACCGATATTGCAAAACGAGTCATGTCTGTCCTGAAGCTGAGTTACGAGAACTTACCTTCATGGTCAGTGAAACAATGCTTCGCAAGTTGTTCCATCTTCCCGAAGGACGCTGTCATGGAAAAACAAAGCTTGATACAGATTTGGATGGCCCAGGGATTGATTAATGATGCCAAGGGAGGAGGAGGTCATTTGCAAATGGAGGATATAGGCAGTGAGTATTTCAACGTATTGCTTCGGAGTTCTTTGTTGCAAGCTTCTCCTGAGTACGGAATCAAGTACGGCGGGATGCACGACCTTGTGCATGATCTTTCACTGCAAGTGTCAAATAATCGTTTCTTCAACACAGAGGATGGCATGGAAGTCAGTCATCATGATGAAGTTATGCATTTGACCATCATTGGGAGTCCAGGGAAGGTGTTAAAGAATATCGAAGGGATTCCTCCAAATTTGCAAACGCTTTATTATCTTGAGGGTGATGGTATTATGCTCGAAGACATCTTGGAAAGGTCTAGATACCTTTCTGTATTAAAAGTAGGCAGCTGGCATGTTACTCATCTCCCGAATGCAGTGGGTAATATGAAACATTTAAGACATCTTGATATCAGTCGAACTAAAATCACCGCTCTGCCAGATTCCATCACAAAGCTCTACAATTTGATGACCTTGAAGGTACGTTGCTTGGAAGAGATACCTAAGAAGTTTGGCAATCTAATTAACTTGAGGCATCTCGAGTTTGCTAGAGGGGGGTCCGGATGTTTGTTCCCTGGAATCGGGCAGTTGGCTAATCTTCGGACGTTGCCCCCCTTCAGGGTAAGCCAAGACAAGGGATGTCAACTTGAGGAGTTGGAACACTTGCGTAACCTCCGAGGCAAGCTAAAAATTTCTGGACTTGAAAATGTGAGCAGCTTTGAATCCGCAGCAAAAGCAAAGTTGTCCGAAAAATCAAGCATTCAAGGTTTAAGACTTTCGTGGAACGGCACGAAAGAAGATTGCGACGACAACAGTATCAACAGTGTCATGGAAGGTCTCCAACCTCACCCAAACTTGAAAAGTTTAGCCATTGAGGGTTTCGAAGGTTCAAGGTTGCCGTTGTGGATGGTACTTCTTCGGAATCTGGTACGCCTCACGTTGGAGGAATTGGGTAAGTGTGAACAAGTACCACCACTAGGGGACTTGCCTTGTCTCGAGTCCTTATGCATGGAGTCCTTACATAATGTGAAGCGCATTGGGGCTGAATTCTATGGTCTCCTTGCACATCTCGATATTAATGCAAGGAGCAGCGCTTGTAGTAGTAGCAGAGAGGCGAAACCAATCACTCTGTTTCCGAAACTGTCGCGTTTTGAGTTGCGGAACATGGGAAGTCTAGAGGAGTGGTCAGATGCAATGGTTCCCTCGGATTCTTCTTCATCAATTAAGGTATTCCCTAATCTCCGGGACTTGACAATTTCCGATCTCCCCAAGTTGGCTGTTCTACCGGATATGGAGAACTTGACATCTCTTAAGGAGTTAGAGATACAAGAATGTGGAAGTTTGGCTTGTATAAGGAATTTGAATAGCCTTGCATCTCTCGAATCCTTACACTTATATAGCTGCCCTGCTTTATTAGATGCTTCTCTGGATATGGAAAACCTACGTGAATTAATCATCTCAGGATGTGATAAGTTGAATCCTTCTTTGAGTAATAATCTTGAGAAGTTCACGTCACTCGAGCGGTTGGAGATCCGCTCTCATGACCCTGGTTGTTGGCCAATTATGGTTCTCCACCGTCTAGCCAACCTCAGATCGTTGACTCTCGGTGGCTTCTCTGACATCCTTGACCTTGATCATTTCCCGTGGCCACACTCCATCACCAATCTCGTCTCGCTGGAAACACTTCGATTGTATGGATGGCCAAAAATCACGTCTCTCCCAGACCAAATTCAGCATATCTCTACCTTGACGTCTCTAGAGATATGGGAGTTTGAGGGGTTGGAAGTTCTTCCAGAGTGGATGGGTAGCCTTCGGAATCTTCGAGAATTGTGGATTGGTGATTGCTCTAACCTCAGACAGTTGCCCTCCGCAGAAGCAATGCGACACCTCACCAATTTAAATGAGCTACGTATCTACAACTGTCCTCTTTTAGCAAAGAGATGCATCAAAGGAAGTGGCGCAGAGTGGCCCAAGATTGCACATATTCCCCTTGTTGTTATCGATTTCAACAAAGTTTGACTGGTTTCGCATTAGGGAAACAAACCCCACTGTAACTGTAAGTAGTTAATAATTATTTCCAATGTTCTGTTTTAATCTCTACTTATTCGGTTTGTTTAGAATTCTATTAgtagtgcttttttttttcttatatataATCCCcggaaggaaaaaggaaataaaaaacgCTACTGCTTCcttttaaatggccatatcctTCAATTGCtctttacattttcttttccgTAGATTCTTTCGTCCTCCTCCTTATCAGtcattctttttgttttttaaaggGTCAGAATCAAGGCAACTCATCCATCGTCACAAAAAAGAAGAGCAGTTTTCTCAAACTGCCTCATTATTGATTCCAGATGTCTGCTGATTATTGATTCCAGTATTCTCTCCTTTGAGGTGCAtcttctctgtttttgtttcaAGCTGTAACTTGAAAGACAGATTAAAGTATTGATAgacattttccttttttaaataaaaagatTCATTACATTGTCTGAAAGACTTCAATGCACCAGGGATTGTTTTAGTAGTTAAAAGTAGTAGACTCTGAAAATTTACATCTTTTTGCTAGAACAGACATGCGCAtgtattttaaaagaaaaattacaaattgACTAGGAACGGAATAAATACTTTTGTTCTCTGTTGTTATGTAATCAAACTTCGGGCCAATAAAATCTAACAGCTCTGACCTGCACCTCTATGAATGACTCATAACAGGATTTTGGGTTTGGCATTTAATAATGGCTTGCTAAGCTAATTCTTACACGTTCtactattttccttttttcttgatTCAGCAAATGACTGCCAATCTATTTCTTGAGCTCATGTCTGTTATGCTGCAGGGACAGCAACCAAAGTATTTCCGTGACCTGAGACCACATTCAAATGTTTGGGGGATTTTGATGAATCCTGTATGTTGAACAACAGCATATAATTTGGGATTGTTTGTTGACGCAGTACCTCAGTGTGTATATCTTTATTGCTGTTTCTCAATGTCCAACTCTATtgtaaagtgaaacttataatTTTCATTAAGATTCAGTGCATTTGGGTCCTTGAGCTTATCAAATAAATATGAATGAGAGCCAAACTAGCAAAGGAGTATGCTCAGTTCTAATCATGGAgtagtattttatttttctgaaaaAGACTTATCATATTTATTATTCAAAGCAAAAGGATTGCAGGTATTCGATTATGTCACATGTTGCCTTCAATTATATAccaattgtcgcgccccactttttgaaaaataaatgataTGTGAAATGTGTgcgaagtgtggtgtgaacgtgtgcaacatgaaaagtaaaaggccatgggactttggaaagcgacgatttggccaaatgaaatttaaaaagggttttttaaatatgaaaacggagtcgccacttggtatagatttggggtgtaccaagtcacccaaaaagtgttttttagagacaaagtagtaaaaccctttttaaaacgactcctagtccacgtaagccaaagaaaaaggttcgggggtcacatttgacaaaggggaaggcaaggatagaatccaaggcacccctttgacctagccaaggctagttgcgcgacttaaaccaatttttcctagttttctacccaatgtatgttcgcacgttggatatgactatatgaatgcaaaacggaaagaaaaatgcaatcctaaattctacgatgtctcttgtgaggcttttggtcccaaaccacatgaattgtggcggccaacaaaggaacacctcatagaggtcgattaatgcaaatgagactcaagtgtgcaagtgtgaaagtgtatgaaagatgcaagaaatgtaagtgcaagtgtgcaaaattgtataaaggtgcttgtgtgaaattgtaaaaaaaaatccaagtgttttcgtgtgcaagtgtatgaaatatagtgataagtacatataggtgtaattaagtgcaattttgtgaagtagaaatcaaaatgaacaataaggaaaggaaaatgtgaattgaaaagaatgagtaagtgataaacgagaatgaatgaacctaagggaatgcatcaggtcgggtatgggaatgactcctaacttttcgacttcgattttccctt
Encoded proteins:
- the LOC113783168 gene encoding putative disease resistance protein RGA3, whose protein sequence is MADTVLSVILDKILPLAAAETSRAWGVKKALQKLSKKVEMVEALISDAKCKQSTSKAVQLWLKRLQSIARDAEIVLDDFGYEVLRQKVENRKRDKLRNLFSISSSNPISFPLQMANKIKNVSASLEEAYKEAKRIGLHPAQLPMASADHKEDRWTAPFVDESETVGREAEVSKVVSMLISSDCKKDLPVISIVGMGGQGKTTLAQLVLKNENVTKHFDKIIWVCVSDDFRVERLLNHMLQSLGDHSLGEKNAETTTKEALVRRLQENLKGKSYLLVLDDIWNDDPLKWNDMRICLLAIGGAPGSKILATTRSDEVASAMQTSGLHHLDILSDDNSWMLFEKLAFADGGATMTQDLVGIGRRILKKCGGVPLAIKVIGGLLYSKKDASEWSKLEKSEIWNESTDIAKRVMSVLKLSYENLPSWSVKQCFASCSIFPKDAVMEKQSLIQIWMAQGLINDAKGGGGHLQMEDIGSEYFNVLLRSSLLQASPEYGIKYGGMHDLVHDLSLQVSNNRFFNTEDGMEVSHHDEVMHLTIIGSPGKVLKNIEGIPPNLQTLYYLEGDGIMLEDILERSRYLSVLKVGSWHVTHLPNAVGNMKHLRHLDISRTKITALPDSITKLYNLMTLKVRCLEEIPKKFGNLINLRHLEFARGGSGCLFPGIGQLANLRTLPPFRVSQDKGCQLEELEHLRNLRGKLKISGLENVSSFESAAKAKLSEKSSIQGLRLSWNGTKEDCDDNSINSVMEGLQPHPNLKSLAIEGFEGSRLPLWMVLLRNLEQRL
- the LOC113782814 gene encoding putative disease resistance protein RGA3, with the protein product MGSLEEWSDAMVPSDSSSSIKVFPNLRDLTISDLPKLAVLPDMENLTSLKELEIQECGSLACIRNLNSLASLESLHLYSCPALLDASLDMENLRELIISGCDKLNPSLSNNLEKFTSLERLEIRSHDPGCWPIMVLHRLANLRSLTLGGFSDILDLDHFPWPHSITNLVSLETLRLYGWPKITSLPDQIQHISTLTSLEIWEFEGLEVLPEWMGSLRNLRELWIGDCSNLRQLPSAEAMRHLTNLNELRIYNCPLLAKRCIKGSGAEWPKIAHIPLVVIDFNKV